One window of Etheostoma spectabile isolate EspeVRDwgs_2016 chromosome 6, UIUC_Espe_1.0, whole genome shotgun sequence genomic DNA carries:
- the tmem106ba gene encoding transmembrane protein 106Ba, whose protein sequence is MGKFNSHLAHPKDESQDALTASGEYRDGEEDEKNGDVSQFPYVEFTGRDSVTCPTCQGTGRIPRGQENQLVALIPYSDQRLRPSRTKLYVTISVVLCLLLSGLAVFFLFPRSIDVSYVGVKSAYVSYDLEKRIVYLNITSTLNITNNNYYTISVTNITAQVQFSKTVIGKAKFNNSSVIIPLDERQIDYTVPTTIADEMSYMFDYCTLPTIKVHNIVVMMQVTVTTSYFGHAEQVSQEMYQYVDCGGNTTSLHGHVQVYK, encoded by the exons ATGGGCAAGTTCAATTCTCACTTGGCCCACCCCAAAGACGAGAGTCAGGACGCACTGACGGCTTCTGGAGAGTACAGAGACGGCGAGGAGGATGAAAAGAACGGAGACGTGTCTCAGTTCCCCTACGTGGAGTTCACTGGACGGGACAGCGTCACATGCCCGACATGTCAGGGCACCGGCAGAATACCAAGAG GTCAAGAGAATCAGCTTGTGGCTCTGATTCCATACAGCGACCAAAGGCTCAGGCCGAGCAGGAC AAAGCTGTATGTCACGATATCAGTGGTACTTTGCCTGTTGCTGTCTGGCCTGGCTGTTTTCTTCCTATTCCCTCGCTCTATTGATGTCTCCTATGTGGGAGTGAAGTCCGCCTACGTCTCCTATGACTTGGAGAAACGCATTGTTTATCTCAACATCACA AGCACTCTGAACATCACCAATAACAACTACTACACCATATCTGTGACCAACATCACAGCACAAGTCCAATTCTCCAAGACAGTGATAGGGAAGGCCAAGTTCAACAACAGCTCAGTGATCATACCACTAGATGAACGGCAG ATTGACTACACAGTTCCCACCACCATCGCTGATGAGATGAGTTATATGTT TGACTACTGCACCTTGCCAACCATTAAAGTCCACAACATAGTGGTCATGATGCA GGTGACGGTGACTACGTCATACTTTGGCCACGCGGAGCAGGTCTCCCAGGAGATGTACCAGTATGTGGACTGTGGGGGGAACACCACCTCCTTGCATGGGCACGTGCAGGTCTACAAATAA
- the seraf gene encoding von Willebrand factor D and EGF domain-containing protein → MGFGALGLTVLLAAMVALCSAGSDAPRGVAVGFVFDTKANCEPACKHGGTCIRNNTCFCSKGYEGETCQYANCYPKCKNGGMCLRPGKCRCPPGFGGKYCHKVTCDGGCWNGGECIPVNGVAKCICPSSWTGSRCQEAICPQGCGNGGICVAPGICSCPEGWLGGACHTAVCSQSCLNGGKCISPDKCRCRPPFSGPRCEERKKSH, encoded by the exons atgGGTTTTGGGGCTCTCGGTTTGACGGTGCTCTTGGCCGCCATGGTCGCTCTTTGCTCCGCGGGCTCTGACGCGCCCCGGGGAGTCGCGGTCGGGTTCGTTTTTGACACCAAGGCGAATTGCGAACCTGCATGCAAACACGGAGGAACCTGCATCCGCAACAACACATGCTTCTGCTCCAAGGGCTATGAAGGAGAGACCTGCCAGTATG CCAACTGTTATCCCAAATGCAAGAATGGAGGAATGTGTCTTCGCCCTGGAAAATGCAGATGTCCCCCAGGATTTGGAGGAAAATACTGTCACAAAG TGACGTGTGATGGGGGATGTTGGAACGGTGGAGAATGCATCCCTGTCAACGGTGTGGCAAAGTGTATCTGCCCCTCAAGCTGGACCGGCTCTAGATGCCAGGAGG CAATCTGTCCCCAAGGCTGTGGTAACGGTGGAATCTGTGTGGCCCCAGGAATCTGCAGCTGTCCGGAGGGATGGCTGGGTGGTGCCTGCCACACTG CTGTGTGCAGTCAGTCCTGCCTGAATGGAGGGAAGTGCATTTCTCCCGATAAATGCCGCTGTCGCCCCCCTTTCTCTGGCCCTCGCTGCGAGGAGAGGAAGAAGTCCCACTAG